In the genome of Sphingomonas naphthae, one region contains:
- the typA gene encoding translational GTPase TypA → MSLRNVAIIAHVDHGKTTLVDQLFRQSGTFRDNQRIEERAMDSNDLEKERGITILAKPTSVDWTPPGTDESIRINIVDTPGHADFGGEVERILSMVDGVVLLVDSSEGAMPQTKFVTGKALALGLKPIVVVNKVDRADARIQEVLDEVFDLFVSLDANDEQLDFPVLYASGRNGYASTDMDAREGTLIPMFETIVSHVPAPKVEVEDVPFTFLVTLLDRDNFLGRILTGRVNSGTVKTNQAIHALDNDGKIIETGRASKILSFRGLDRVPVDEAKAGDIISLAGLTVATVANTIADTSVTEPLHAQPIDPPTLSMRFAVNDSPMAGREGTKVTSRMIRDRLFREAESNVAVKVTESADKDSYEVAGRGELQLGVLIETMRREGFELGISRPRVLFGEEDGKKTEPYETVVIDVDEEFSGTVVDKMNQRKAEMTDMRPSGGGKTRITFSAPSRGLIGYHGEFLSDTRGTGIMNRLFEKYGPHKGNIEGRKNGVLISNGNGEAQAYALGPLEERGILMVGPGEALYEGMIIGENAKTDDLEVNPMKAKQLTNFRASGGKDDAIRLTPPRRLTLEQAIAYIDDDELVEVTPKSIRLRKRHLDPNERKRASRASKAA, encoded by the coding sequence ATGAGCCTCCGCAACGTGGCCATCATCGCGCACGTCGATCATGGCAAGACGACCCTCGTCGATCAGCTTTTCCGTCAATCCGGCACCTTCCGCGACAACCAGCGGATCGAGGAGCGGGCGATGGATTCGAACGACCTGGAAAAGGAGCGGGGCATCACCATCCTCGCCAAGCCGACCTCGGTCGACTGGACCCCGCCCGGCACCGACGAGAGCATCCGCATCAACATCGTCGACACCCCCGGCCACGCCGATTTCGGCGGTGAGGTGGAGCGCATCCTCTCGATGGTGGACGGCGTCGTCCTGCTGGTCGATTCGTCCGAAGGCGCGATGCCGCAGACCAAGTTCGTGACCGGCAAGGCGCTGGCGCTGGGCCTGAAGCCGATCGTCGTCGTCAACAAGGTCGATCGCGCCGACGCCCGCATCCAGGAAGTGCTGGACGAGGTGTTCGACCTGTTCGTGTCGCTCGACGCCAACGACGAGCAGCTCGACTTCCCGGTGCTGTATGCCTCGGGCCGCAACGGCTATGCCTCGACCGACATGGACGCGCGCGAAGGCACGCTGATCCCAATGTTCGAGACGATCGTCAGCCACGTTCCGGCCCCCAAGGTCGAGGTGGAGGACGTGCCCTTCACCTTCCTGGTGACCTTGCTCGATCGCGACAATTTCCTCGGCCGGATCCTCACCGGCCGCGTCAATTCGGGTACGGTGAAGACCAACCAGGCGATCCACGCGCTGGATAACGACGGCAAGATCATCGAGACCGGCCGCGCCTCCAAGATCCTGTCGTTCCGCGGCCTCGATCGCGTGCCGGTCGACGAAGCCAAGGCGGGCGACATCATCAGCCTGGCCGGCCTGACGGTGGCGACGGTTGCCAACACCATCGCCGACACGTCGGTGACCGAACCGCTCCACGCCCAGCCGATCGATCCGCCGACGCTGTCGATGCGCTTCGCGGTGAACGATTCGCCGATGGCGGGTCGCGAGGGCACCAAGGTGACGTCGCGCATGATCCGCGACCGCCTGTTCCGCGAAGCCGAATCCAACGTCGCCGTGAAGGTGACCGAGAGCGCCGACAAGGACAGCTATGAAGTGGCCGGTCGCGGCGAGCTTCAGCTGGGCGTGCTGATCGAGACGATGCGCCGCGAGGGCTTCGAGCTCGGCATCAGCCGTCCGCGCGTGCTGTTCGGCGAGGAGGACGGCAAGAAGACAGAGCCGTACGAGACCGTCGTGATCGACGTGGACGAGGAGTTCTCGGGCACGGTCGTCGACAAGATGAACCAGCGCAAGGCCGAGATGACCGACATGCGCCCGTCGGGTGGCGGCAAGACCCGCATCACCTTCTCGGCGCCGTCGCGCGGCCTGATCGGTTATCATGGCGAATTCCTGTCCGACACGCGCGGCACGGGCATCATGAACCGGCTGTTCGAGAAGTATGGCCCCCACAAGGGCAATATCGAGGGCCGCAAGAATGGCGTGCTGATCTCGAACGGCAATGGCGAGGCGCAGGCCTATGCGCTCGGGCCGCTCGAGGAGCGTGGCATCCTGATGGTCGGCCCCGGCGAGGCGCTCTACGAGGGCATGATCATCGGCGAGAATGCCAAGACGGACGACCTCGAGGTCAATCCGATGAAGGCCAAGCAGCTGACGAACTTCCGCGCCTCGGGCGGCAAGGACGATGCCATCCGCCTGACCCCGCCGCGTCGCCTGACCTTGGAACAGGCGATCGCTTACATCGACGACGACGAGCTGGTGGAGGTGACCCCCAAGTCGATCCGCCTGCGCAAGCGCCACCTCGACCCGAACGAGCGCAAGCGCGCCAGCCGGGCCTCGAAGGCGGCGTAA